Proteins encoded in a region of the Homo sapiens chromosome 20, GRCh38.p14 Primary Assembly genome:
- the XKR7 gene encoding XK-related protein 7, protein MAAKSDGAAASASPDPEGAAGGARGSAGGRGEAAAAAGPPGVVGAGGPGPRYELRDCCWVLCALLVFFSDGATDLWLAASYYLQNQHTYFSLTLLFVLLPSLVVQLLSFRWFVYDYSEPAGSPGPAVSTKDSVAGGAAISTKDSAGAFRTKEGSPEPGPQPAPSSASAYRRRCCRLCIWLLQTLVHLLQLGQVWRYLRALYLGLQSRWRGERLRRHFYWQMLFESADVSMLRLLETFLRSAPQLVLQLSLLVHRGGAPDLLPALSTSASLVSLAWTLASYQKVLRDSRDDKRPLSYKGAVAQVLWHLFSIAARGLAFALFASVYKLYFGIFIVAHWCVMTFWVIQGETDFCMSKWEEIIYNMVVGIIYIFCWFNVKEGRSRRRMTLYHCIVLLENAALTGFWYSSRNFSTDFYSLIMVCVVASSFALGIFFMCVYYCLLHPNGPMLGPQAPGCIFRKASEPCGPPADAITSPPRSLPRTTGAERDGASAGERAGTPTPPVFQVRPGLPPTPVARTLRTEGPVIRIDLPRKKYPAWDAHFIDRRLRKTILALEYSSPATPRLQYRSVGTSQELLEYETTV, encoded by the exons ATGGCCGCGAAGTCGGATGGAGCGGCGGCCTCGGCCAGCCCGGACCCGGAGGGGGCTGCCGGTGGAGCCCGGGGCAGTGCCGGCGGGCgcggggaggcggcggcggcggccgggccCCCGGGGGTCGTCGGGGCGGGCGGCCCGGGGCCGCGCTACGAGCTGCGGGACTGCTGCTGGGTGCTGTGCGCGCTGCTCGTGTTCTTCTCCGACGGTGCCACGGACCTGTGGCTGGCGGCCTCCTACTACCTGCAGAATCAACACACCTACTTCAGCCTCACCTTGCTGTTCGTGCTCCTGCCCTCGCTGGTCGTGCAGTTACTGAGCTTCCGCTGGTTCGTCTACGACTACTCGGAGCCCGCAGGGTCCCCGGGACCCGCCGTCAGCACCAAGGACAGCGTAGCCGGCGGAGCCGCCATCAGCACCAAGGACAGCGCCGGCGCCTTCCGGACCAAAGAAGGCAGCCCCGAGCCGGGTCCCCAGCCTGCGCCCTCCTCGGCCAGCGCCTAccgccgccgctgctgccgcCTCTGCATCTGGCTGCTGCAGACCCTCGTCCACCTCCTGCAGCTCGGCCAGGTCTGGAG GTACCTGCGCGCCCTGTACCTGGGGCTGCAGAGCCGCTGGCGCGGGGAGCGGCTGCGGCGCCACTTCTACTGGCAGATGCTGTTCGAGAGCGCCGACGTGAGCATGCTGCGCTTGCTGGAGACCTTCCTGCGCAGCGCGCCGCAGCTAGTGCTGCAGCTCAGCCTGCTGGTGCACCGCGGTGGCGCGCCCGACCTGCTGCCGG CCCTctccacctccgcctccctcgTGTCTCTGGCCTGGACGCTGGCCTCCTACCAGAAGGTGCTGCGGGACTCGCGGGACGACAAGCGGCCGCTGTCCTACAAGGGCGCCGTGGCACAGGTGCTGTGGCACCTGTTCAGCATTGCCGCCCGCGGCCTGGCCTTCGCGCTCTTCGCCAGCGTCTACAAGCTCTATTTTGGCATCTTCATCGTGGCCCACTGGTGCGTCATGACCTTCTGGGTCATCCAAGGGGAGACGGACTTCTGCATGTCCAAGTGGGAGGAGATCATCTACAACATGGTCGTGGGCATCATCTACATCTTCTGCTGGTTCAACGTCAAGGAgggccgcagccgccgccgcatGACCCTCTACCACTGCATCGTCCTGCTGGAGAACGCCGCGCTCACCGGCTTCTGGTACTCCAGCCGCAACTTCTCAACCGACTTCTACTCGCTCATCATGGTCTGCGTAGTGGCCTCCAGCTTTGCGCTGGGCATATTCTTCATGTGTGTCTACTACTGTCTCCTGCACCCCAATGGGCCCATGCTGGGTCCCCAGGCACCTGGTTGCATCTTCCGTAAGGCCTCAGAGCCCTGTGGCCCACCCGCTGACGCCATCACGAGTCCCCCCAGGTCCCTGccaaggactacaggtgctgaGCGGGATGGGGCCTCGGCGGGAGAGCGTGCAGGGACCCCCACCCCACCTGTCTTCCAGGTGCGGCCTGGCTTGCCTCCCACACCAGTGGCCCGCACCTTGCGGACAGAGGGGCCTGTCATCCGGATTGACTTGCCTCGCAAGAAGTACCCGGCCTGGGATGCTCATTTTATTGACCGCCGGCTCCGGAAGACCATCCTGGCACTGGAGTACTCCTCACCTGCCACGCCCCGGTTGCAGTACCGGAGTGTGGGGACTTCCCAGGAGCTGCTGGAGTATGAGACCACAGTGTAG